In Candidatus Defluviilinea proxima, a single genomic region encodes these proteins:
- a CDS encoding NUDIX domain-containing protein: protein MRTRAGIVLIEDDKVALIERHRGGLDYFVFPGGGVDEGETIEAAAIRETMEELGVEVVIKQQVVTIHFDQSTQVYFLVERVGGEFGTGTGEEFTDSNPFDPDEGVYVPIWMPIEELPQHEKVFPAEVAKLLLKAQTDGWSDEPVVIFEKTK, encoded by the coding sequence ATGCGAACTCGTGCTGGGATTGTACTGATCGAAGACGATAAAGTTGCGTTGATCGAACGTCATCGCGGTGGGTTGGATTATTTTGTGTTCCCCGGCGGCGGTGTGGACGAAGGCGAGACGATTGAGGCTGCCGCCATCCGTGAGACGATGGAAGAGTTGGGTGTGGAAGTTGTGATCAAGCAACAGGTGGTGACCATCCATTTTGATCAAAGTACACAAGTCTATTTTTTGGTGGAGAGAGTCGGTGGAGAGTTTGGTACGGGCACAGGAGAGGAGTTCACCGATTCCAATCCTTTCGATCCAGATGAGGGTGTATACGTCCCGATCTGGATGCCAATCGAGGAGTTGCCACAACACGAGAAAGTTTTCCCTGCTGAAGTGGCGAAACTGCTTTTGAAAGCGCAGACAGACGGATGGTCGGATGAGCCGGTTGTCATTTTTGAAAAGACAAAGTAA
- a CDS encoding FAD-dependent oxidoreductase produces MTTKSDVLIIGGGPVGLSCAYYLLKSGRKVTLLDAKEIGKGSGSGNAGHIVPSHIIPLAAPGVVTSALKWMLDPAHSPFGMKISLDPNYLMWLLKFTLACSDANVQRSIKPLNDLGQLSAKNFAQIIAEEKFDCSYQEKGLLFLYKTENAFYDGQHEGEFMQKHGIPVSVYDKSKIHEVEPAALEDVIGSVHFTGDSHLNPAVFLKLLSDRVRAMGCEMLENTPVTGFESAEGKVRVVKTASAEFEAEHVILAAGSLTPSVARDLKLNVPIQPARGYSLTMSATKQMPSHALILGERRVAVSPMGDVLRFTGRLEVGNSGMTPNPIWIQRIENSAREYLRLDEKLDVKETWAGLRPTTPDGVPIIGRSPKHSNLILATGHAMLGLSLGPGTGQVVTELINGKQTALDLQPLRLNRF; encoded by the coding sequence ATGACAACAAAATCAGATGTCCTTATCATCGGTGGGGGACCCGTAGGTTTAAGCTGTGCTTATTACCTTTTGAAATCTGGAAGAAAAGTGACTTTGCTCGATGCAAAAGAAATCGGCAAGGGCAGTGGCTCAGGTAACGCGGGGCATATCGTGCCGAGTCATATCATTCCGCTGGCGGCGCCGGGCGTAGTGACATCTGCCCTCAAGTGGATGCTAGACCCTGCACACAGTCCTTTTGGAATGAAGATCAGTCTCGACCCGAATTACCTAATGTGGCTGTTGAAGTTCACGTTGGCGTGTAGTGATGCGAATGTTCAACGCAGTATCAAACCATTGAACGACCTCGGCCAACTAAGCGCGAAGAACTTTGCGCAGATCATCGCTGAAGAAAAGTTTGACTGCTCGTATCAAGAGAAAGGTTTGCTCTTTTTATACAAAACTGAAAACGCCTTCTACGATGGACAGCATGAAGGTGAGTTCATGCAGAAGCATGGAATCCCTGTCAGTGTGTACGATAAATCCAAAATTCATGAAGTGGAACCCGCCGCATTGGAAGATGTCATCGGTAGCGTGCATTTCACAGGTGACTCGCACCTCAACCCGGCTGTGTTTCTCAAACTATTAAGCGACCGCGTCCGTGCGATGGGATGCGAAATGCTTGAGAACACGCCGGTCACAGGATTTGAATCAGCGGAGGGAAAGGTTCGGGTTGTGAAAACAGCCTCGGCTGAGTTTGAAGCGGAGCACGTCATCCTGGCGGCTGGTTCGTTGACCCCATCCGTGGCACGTGACCTGAAATTGAATGTTCCCATCCAGCCTGCGCGCGGATATAGCCTGACCATGTCTGCGACAAAGCAGATGCCGAGCCACGCGCTTATCTTGGGGGAACGCAGGGTCGCAGTTTCGCCGATGGGAGATGTCTTGCGGTTTACTGGGCGGTTGGAAGTGGGGAATAGCGGTATGACGCCGAACCCGATCTGGATTCAACGCATTGAGAATTCGGCGCGTGAGTATTTGCGGCTCGATGAAAAGCTCGATGTGAAAGAAACGTGGGCAGGGCTTCGACCGACGACGCCCGATGGGGTTCCGATCATTGGGCGTTCACCGAAGCACAGCAATTTGATCCTTGCTACGGGGCATGCGATGCTTGGTCTTTCGCTTGGACCTGGTACGGGGCAGGTGGTGACGGAGCTGATCAATGGGAAGCAGACAGCGCTTGATCTACAACCATTGCGTTTGAATCGATTTTAG
- a CDS encoding DNA-3-methyladenine glycosylase — protein sequence MIIPRDFYNRPTLTVARELIGARLVRILDGVKLVGIITETEAYISEKDLACHCKAGRTPRTQVMYGEPGHAYVYFTYGNHWILNAVTEQEGFPAAVLIRAIQPIEGVEVMLERRNGRDTFGPGKLCQAMGITKSENTVDLTETGSGLWIEAGVKVPNKAVTKGPRVGLNNTPEPWLSKPWRFLVKGWKIL from the coding sequence ATGATTATTCCCCGAGATTTTTACAACCGCCCCACATTGACCGTGGCACGCGAACTGATCGGTGCGCGCTTGGTTCGGATTCTCGATGGCGTGAAGTTGGTTGGCATCATTACCGAAACGGAAGCCTATATCAGCGAAAAGGATTTGGCCTGTCACTGCAAAGCAGGGCGTACACCGCGCACTCAGGTAATGTATGGAGAACCCGGACATGCGTATGTCTATTTTACGTATGGGAATCACTGGATTTTGAACGCGGTCACCGAGCAGGAAGGATTCCCTGCGGCGGTATTGATACGGGCAATACAACCTATTGAGGGCGTTGAAGTCATGCTGGAAAGAAGAAACGGCCGCGATACATTCGGTCCCGGGAAACTTTGTCAGGCAATGGGGATCACTAAAAGCGAGAATACGGTCGATTTGACGGAAACAGGCTCAGGCTTATGGATAGAAGCGGGTGTTAAAGTCCCGAATAAAGCCGTGACGAAAGGCCCTCGTGTGGGTTTAAATAATACGCCTGAGCCATGGCTATCCAAACCCTGGAGATTTTTGGTAAAAGGCTGGAAGATTTTATAA
- a CDS encoding aldehyde reductase, protein MAVTSHPVLVTGASGFLATHTIIQLLEQGYKVRGTLRTMSRENEVRETLRKYVNADDRLEFVNADLGKEEGWEQAVQGCEYVLHVASPFPLYEPEHEDELIKPAVEGTLCVLRAAHAAKVKRVVQVSSNAAISTGHEGENRAFTEEDWSRLDRPIGAYAKSKTLAERAAWDFINGTENVNKMELATINPPLIVGPIPNKNFPTSAEAISTLLRGQVPGIARLKMGVVDVRDVASAIILAMSTPEAAGQRFLCSGGTAWIKDIAEILHAQYGSRGYKIPRLVFPVFLAKLVALFDKKVALVIPSLNWDFELSSDKAKRVLNWQPRSSKEAILSMAESLIENGLV, encoded by the coding sequence ATGGCCGTTACATCACACCCCGTGCTTGTCACAGGTGCAAGTGGATTCCTCGCGACTCACACGATCATTCAATTGCTCGAGCAAGGATACAAAGTACGAGGCACATTACGGACCATGAGCCGTGAGAACGAGGTACGCGAGACTCTTCGCAAATACGTGAACGCGGACGACCGTCTCGAATTCGTCAACGCTGACCTCGGTAAAGAGGAAGGCTGGGAACAAGCCGTACAGGGATGCGAATATGTATTGCATGTGGCATCGCCATTCCCGTTATACGAACCAGAACATGAAGATGAGCTGATCAAACCCGCCGTTGAAGGGACCTTATGTGTACTCCGCGCCGCACACGCGGCCAAAGTGAAACGCGTGGTGCAGGTCTCATCGAATGCGGCGATCTCAACAGGGCATGAAGGCGAGAACCGAGCCTTTACCGAAGAGGATTGGTCACGGTTAGATAGGCCGATTGGCGCCTATGCCAAAAGCAAGACTCTCGCCGAACGTGCCGCATGGGACTTCATCAACGGTACAGAAAACGTCAACAAAATGGAATTGGCAACGATCAACCCACCGCTGATCGTCGGTCCCATTCCCAACAAGAACTTCCCCACATCGGCAGAAGCCATCAGCACCTTACTGCGCGGACAAGTGCCCGGCATCGCAAGACTCAAAATGGGGGTTGTAGATGTGCGCGATGTAGCATCAGCGATCATCCTTGCGATGTCCACACCCGAAGCCGCTGGCCAACGATTCTTGTGCTCTGGAGGAACAGCATGGATCAAAGACATCGCTGAGATATTGCATGCCCAATATGGAAGTCGTGGCTACAAGATACCCCGATTGGTATTCCCCGTTTTTCTCGCCAAGCTGGTTGCACTCTTCGATAAAAAAGTTGCGCTCGTCATCCCTTCGCTGAATTGGGATTTTGAACTTTCCAGTGACAAAGCGAAGCGAGTTCTTAACTGGCAACCACGCTCAAGCAAGGAAGCAATCCTTTCGATGGCTGAGAGCTTGATCGAGAATGGCTTGGTGTAG
- a CDS encoding cold-shock protein, with protein sequence MSERIVGTVKWFNGDKGFGFIEREGGKDVFVHFSAIQGDGFRNLQEGQKVEFNVEQGPKGPQASNVTISN encoded by the coding sequence ATGTCTGAAAGAATAGTCGGTACAGTTAAGTGGTTCAACGGTGACAAGGGCTTCGGCTTCATCGAACGCGAAGGCGGAAAGGACGTTTTCGTCCATTTCTCTGCCATTCAAGGCGATGGTTTCCGCAACTTGCAGGAAGGCCAGAAGGTCGAGTTCAATGTTGAACAAGGCCCCAAGGGTCCGCAGGCCAGCAACGTTACGATCAGCAACTAG
- a CDS encoding NUDIX hydrolase — protein MTITPWKVLESSYIRPRFRIDKCELPNGKFLDATIFEFRSWANVVALTEKNEVVLIKQYRHGVQEVLWEIPGGVVEDEEDPLEGVKRELIEETGYTAREFIQVAKLYPNPALQTNSMYCFLALGAEKVSGQDLDDGEDIEVHLVPLEDLMEMTKRGEFPHALQVAALFHAISYLNGKP, from the coding sequence ATGACCATCACGCCCTGGAAAGTTTTAGAGTCATCTTATATTCGTCCGAGATTCCGTATTGATAAGTGCGAATTGCCCAATGGCAAATTCCTCGACGCGACCATTTTTGAATTCCGCTCGTGGGCGAACGTTGTTGCGCTGACCGAAAAGAATGAAGTGGTTTTGATCAAACAATACCGTCACGGCGTGCAAGAAGTGTTGTGGGAGATTCCCGGTGGTGTGGTGGAAGACGAGGAAGACCCATTGGAAGGTGTGAAGCGGGAATTGATCGAAGAGACAGGTTATACAGCTCGCGAGTTTATCCAGGTGGCAAAGTTGTATCCCAACCCCGCGCTTCAAACGAATTCGATGTACTGCTTCCTTGCATTAGGCGCGGAAAAAGTAAGTGGACAAGACCTCGATGATGGCGAAGATATTGAAGTTCATCTTGTGCCATTGGAAGATTTGATGGAAATGACAAAGCGCGGGGAGTTTCCGCATGCTTTACAGGTGGCGGCATTGTTCCATGCGATCAGCTATTTGAACGGCAAACCGTAG
- a CDS encoding polymer-forming cytoskeletal protein, with the protein MFKRNTIPTETQQPVQAVERITSVLGSGVIWHGSINGSGGVRIEGAFEGEIALRGMLVVGETGRVTCQNVRANTVIVAGAVRGNITTQKLEIRGSGRVWGDVVTTAFVTEEGAFLRGQIRMEETVELDLGPATETTQSEAAQAESIASTPIVVPDPERTQRLPKRKKAE; encoded by the coding sequence ATGTTCAAACGCAATACTATTCCTACTGAAACACAACAACCCGTCCAGGCCGTGGAGCGCATCACGTCGGTGCTGGGTTCGGGTGTCATTTGGCACGGTTCGATCAACGGTTCGGGCGGCGTCCGCATTGAGGGCGCGTTCGAAGGTGAGATCGCTTTGCGCGGTATGCTCGTCGTCGGTGAAACGGGACGTGTCACCTGCCAGAACGTCCGCGCTAACACGGTCATTGTCGCTGGTGCGGTGCGCGGCAACATCACGACTCAAAAATTGGAAATTCGCGGCAGTGGTCGTGTTTGGGGAGACGTGGTCACGACAGCCTTCGTGACGGAAGAAGGCGCCTTCCTAAGAGGCCAGATCCGCATGGAAGAAACGGTCGAGCTGGACCTCGGGCCTGCCACTGAAACAACACAATCGGAGGCCGCCCAAGCCGAGTCCATTGCATCGACGCCGATCGTTGTCCCTGACCCTGAGAGAACACAACGGCTCCCTAAAAGAAAAAAGGCGGAATAA
- a CDS encoding EamA family transporter, with protein sequence MKRITGIILIAISAASFGTLAIFGKYLYAAGMDTFTVLFLRFSIAAVIMVILLIARRESLPRGRILGQLIGMGALGYVGQSFSYLSAIQYASAGLVALLLYLYPMFVFLLSVIFLREKITRVKVIALGIALIGTALTVNPKGGEWTGILFAISAAAIYSVYIIVGTNVMKHVSTVQSSTVIFASAGTVYGILAAINGPHFPTSNSSWLAMAGVVLIATVIPVVTFLGGLERIGPTNAAMLSTLEPVVTVLLAAWLFQERLTTVTLLGGGLIIFAVILLARNELRQTRPAEI encoded by the coding sequence ATGAAACGCATAACAGGCATCATTCTCATCGCCATCTCCGCCGCGTCCTTCGGGACACTTGCCATCTTCGGTAAATACCTATATGCCGCAGGCATGGATACATTCACCGTGCTCTTCCTACGATTTTCGATTGCCGCAGTCATAATGGTCATCCTTCTCATTGCAAGGCGCGAGTCTCTGCCACGCGGACGGATCCTCGGTCAACTGATCGGGATGGGCGCCTTGGGGTATGTCGGTCAGTCGTTCTCCTACCTGAGTGCCATTCAATATGCATCCGCTGGCTTGGTGGCATTGCTTCTGTACTTGTATCCGATGTTCGTCTTTCTCCTGTCTGTGATCTTTTTACGAGAAAAAATTACGCGCGTCAAAGTCATCGCGTTAGGCATTGCCCTGATCGGCACCGCTCTCACCGTGAATCCCAAAGGCGGCGAATGGACGGGCATTTTGTTCGCCATCTCTGCCGCGGCGATCTATTCCGTCTACATCATCGTCGGCACGAACGTCATGAAACATGTTTCGACAGTGCAATCGTCCACGGTTATTTTTGCATCGGCGGGTACAGTCTACGGGATCCTTGCGGCAATCAATGGCCCACACTTCCCCACAAGTAATTCCTCCTGGCTCGCCATGGCTGGCGTTGTCTTGATCGCCACCGTAATTCCCGTGGTCACATTTCTCGGCGGGCTGGAAAGGATCGGTCCCACCAACGCGGCGATGCTATCCACACTGGAGCCTGTGGTCACTGTCCTTTTGGCTGCGTGGTTATTTCAGGAACGGCTGACGACGGTCACATTGTTGGGAGGTGGCTTGATCATATTCGCGGTTATTTTGCTCGCACGCAATGAACTCCGTCAAACCCGGCCAGCCGAAATCTAA
- a CDS encoding DUF4349 domain-containing protein yields the protein MKTRSSLLMLFVVGVLLLAACGSAMAPSATEAPFVDEMILPAATMVVESYAAQEAPAADVAGLAPVQDAQKSSVDGGAYEIANPEGENVVVQNTNRKVIKNADMRLLVKETSTAINRTTQIVSDVGGYIVSSRVWYQDYFGNNLMYATITMGVPVDEFEHSLNRLRDLSIRVLDENASGEDVTDQYVDLQSQLVNLEATRARIQEFLKDAKSVDEALRINQELANIESQIEQIKGRMNYLSDRAAFSTITVNFEPELPILTPTPTPTIAPTNTPVPTATLAPWKPGETFGDAKKSVTVAYRGIFDFLIWLVVVILPIVLPPALILWGLWKLLNRKPKA from the coding sequence ATGAAAACTCGATCTAGTCTGTTGATGTTGTTTGTTGTTGGTGTTCTGTTGTTGGCCGCTTGTGGAAGTGCCATGGCACCGTCCGCTACCGAAGCGCCGTTCGTAGATGAAATGATATTGCCGGCCGCGACGATGGTGGTGGAATCATATGCCGCGCAGGAGGCGCCTGCCGCCGACGTGGCGGGACTCGCGCCGGTGCAAGATGCACAGAAATCAAGCGTGGATGGGGGCGCTTATGAAATTGCCAACCCTGAAGGGGAGAATGTGGTGGTGCAAAACACGAATCGGAAGGTCATCAAGAATGCGGATATGCGTTTGTTGGTGAAAGAGACGAGTACAGCCATCAATCGCACAACCCAGATCGTTTCTGATGTGGGCGGATATATCGTGAGCTCCCGCGTCTGGTATCAGGATTATTTTGGCAATAACCTGATGTATGCCACGATCACTATGGGCGTACCGGTGGATGAGTTCGAACATAGTTTGAATCGTCTGCGCGATCTTTCGATCCGCGTGTTGGATGAGAATGCATCGGGCGAAGATGTGACCGACCAGTATGTGGACTTGCAATCGCAGTTGGTTAATCTCGAGGCGACGCGTGCTCGTATTCAGGAATTTTTGAAAGATGCGAAAAGCGTGGACGAGGCCTTGCGCATCAATCAGGAATTAGCGAATATCGAATCACAGATCGAACAGATCAAGGGACGCATGAATTATCTTTCAGATCGCGCGGCCTTTTCAACGATCACTGTCAACTTTGAGCCTGAGTTGCCCATTCTGACACCGACTCCCACCCCGACCATTGCGCCGACGAATACTCCTGTCCCCACCGCCACTCTGGCCCCGTGGAAACCCGGTGAAACCTTTGGCGATGCGAAGAAGAGTGTGACTGTGGCCTATCGCGGTATCTTTGACTTCTTGATCTGGCTGGTCGTTGTGATCCTGCCCATTGTCCTGCCGCCTGCATTGATCCTGTGGGGGCTGTGGAAGTTGTTGAATAGGAAGCCGAAGGCATAG
- a CDS encoding enoyl-ACP reductase produces the protein MGLLEGKNALIFGLANDKSIAWGITQAFHREGANIGISYAGQMLEKRVMPLAEKVGCKWVEECDVTNDEQIAATAEKAAKQFGKIDVLVHSIAFAGKDELSRPYYQTSREGFKNAMDISVFSFVALTNAFLPLLNPGASVMCLTYYGSVKVAPNYNVMGVAKAALESSTRYLANDLGPQGIRVNAISAGPIRTLAAAGVGGFRDMYKHFADAAPMRENVTIEDVGNSAVFLASNMSARITGEVLYVDSGFNIMGVQMPPKEEKSE, from the coding sequence ATGGGATTACTTGAAGGTAAGAATGCATTGATTTTTGGTCTGGCAAATGACAAGTCCATCGCGTGGGGCATTACGCAGGCGTTCCATCGTGAGGGCGCGAATATCGGTATCAGCTACGCGGGTCAGATGCTTGAAAAGCGTGTGATGCCGCTCGCAGAAAAAGTAGGATGCAAGTGGGTTGAAGAATGTGATGTAACGAACGATGAGCAGATCGCGGCGACGGCAGAAAAAGCCGCAAAGCAATTTGGCAAGATCGACGTGTTGGTACACTCGATTGCATTCGCGGGCAAGGACGAATTGAGCAGACCGTATTACCAAACCAGCCGCGAAGGCTTCAAGAACGCGATGGACATTTCGGTCTTTTCGTTTGTGGCGTTGACCAATGCATTTCTGCCACTCTTGAACCCCGGCGCTTCGGTGATGTGTCTCACGTATTACGGTTCGGTGAAAGTTGCGCCAAACTATAACGTGATGGGTGTAGCGAAAGCCGCATTGGAATCATCCACACGCTATTTGGCGAATGACCTCGGCCCGCAAGGTATCCGCGTCAATGCGATCTCGGCTGGACCGATCCGCACATTGGCGGCGGCGGGCGTGGGCGGCTTCCGCGATATGTACAAGCACTTTGCTGATGCGGCTCCGATGCGCGAGAATGTGACTATCGAAGATGTCGGCAATTCGGCTGTGTTCCTTGCTTCGAATATGTCCGCTCGCATTACGGGCGAAGTGTTGTACGTAGACTCTGGTTTCAACATCATGGGCGTGCAGATGCCACCGAAAGAAGAGAAGAGCGAGTAA
- a CDS encoding NAD-dependent epimerase/dehydratase family protein, producing MNFLITGAAGFLGSSLANHLAREGHQVRGLDDLSTGDPQALAPDVHFTRGDVSDRPKLWTLLQEVDVVYHLAARVSVPESVLYPRDYNNVNVGGTVALMEAMRDVGVRRVVLASSGAVYGDIADQPLKETLTPNPRSPYAVSKLAAEYYVRTIGGLWGIETVSLRIFNAYGPGQHLPASHPPVVPHYLKQALRGGTLVAHGDGSQTRDYVYVDDVVSALVASATAPNINGLVINVGSGVETNVRDLIKSVLDVTGSKPEVLYNATTSGGVSRMSADLSIAKEKLGYRPSIKLEEGLRLTIKRDSRFK from the coding sequence ATGAACTTTCTAATCACTGGAGCCGCGGGATTCCTCGGCTCTTCTCTTGCCAACCACCTCGCCCGCGAGGGACATCAAGTCCGTGGGCTCGACGATCTCTCTACGGGCGATCCACAAGCGCTCGCACCCGATGTCCACTTTACGCGCGGTGATGTCAGCGACCGCCCCAAGTTGTGGACTCTCCTTCAAGAGGTGGATGTTGTCTATCATCTCGCGGCACGTGTCTCGGTGCCTGAGTCCGTTTTATATCCTCGGGACTACAACAACGTCAACGTCGGCGGGACAGTGGCGCTCATGGAAGCAATGCGGGATGTCGGCGTACGCCGCGTCGTTCTTGCCTCCTCCGGAGCTGTCTACGGCGATATAGCCGATCAGCCGCTGAAAGAGACTCTCACCCCCAACCCTCGTTCACCGTATGCCGTATCCAAACTCGCGGCGGAATACTACGTCCGCACCATCGGCGGCTTGTGGGGAATCGAAACTGTCAGTTTGAGAATCTTCAACGCCTATGGACCCGGTCAACACCTCCCCGCATCGCATCCACCCGTGGTACCGCATTATCTGAAACAAGCCTTGCGCGGCGGAACCCTCGTCGCACACGGAGATGGCTCGCAAACCCGCGATTACGTCTACGTGGACGATGTGGTCAGCGCACTGGTCGCCTCCGCCACCGCACCGAACATCAACGGGCTTGTCATCAATGTCGGCTCTGGCGTAGAGACCAACGTCCGCGATTTGATCAAGTCCGTGTTGGATGTGACGGGAAGTAAACCCGAAGTGTTATACAACGCCACCACATCTGGTGGCGTCTCACGCATGAGCGCAGACCTATCCATCGCGAAAGAGAAACTCGGCTACCGTCCGTCCATTAAGTTGGAAGAAGGGCTGAGGCTGACGATCAAGAGGGACTCACGATTCAAATGA
- a CDS encoding methyltransferase domain-containing protein, whose protein sequence is MTITHKDVRNYYDENTRLFLAFSNSKQAQNIHRSLWTDDTQTLEDALNVTNERIRVEIESIAPIGARIADLGCGVGAGLFYIVPRLQEPAPALGVTISPVQAQLANQFTKQIGLENQILFAEGNFIHMPLKDETLDVIFSVEAIVHTAEQEQYFQETSRLLRKGGKLIIVDDYQAARPLSPAETRWLNTFKNGWHVPGVITTEQATTFAKQHQLRLLKNDNLTPYLRLRNLPNFLARTLRFIGEHIPIKHTIVSSMLGSMALQQCLYTDIIEYRFLVFEKI, encoded by the coding sequence ATGACCATCACCCACAAGGACGTCCGCAACTACTACGATGAAAACACCCGTCTGTTCCTCGCTTTCAGCAACTCGAAACAAGCGCAAAACATCCACCGCTCATTATGGACAGACGATACACAAACACTTGAAGATGCCCTCAATGTAACCAACGAACGGATACGTGTCGAGATCGAATCCATCGCACCCATCGGCGCACGTATCGCAGACCTTGGCTGTGGCGTCGGTGCAGGGTTATTTTATATCGTCCCGCGTTTACAGGAGCCCGCACCTGCACTAGGCGTAACGATCAGCCCGGTACAAGCACAACTGGCAAATCAATTTACAAAACAAATCGGGTTGGAGAATCAGATCCTTTTCGCAGAAGGTAATTTCATACACATGCCGCTAAAAGACGAAACGCTGGATGTCATCTTTTCGGTTGAGGCTATCGTCCACACAGCAGAGCAAGAACAATATTTCCAAGAGACGAGTCGGCTACTGCGGAAAGGTGGCAAACTGATCATCGTGGATGATTATCAAGCGGCGCGGCCACTGTCACCAGCAGAAACGCGTTGGCTAAACACATTCAAAAACGGGTGGCATGTCCCCGGTGTAATCACCACAGAACAAGCCACCACATTTGCAAAGCAACATCAATTACGTTTACTCAAGAACGACAACCTAACGCCATATCTGCGCCTACGCAATCTGCCAAATTTTCTTGCGCGTACATTGCGTTTCATCGGTGAGCATATTCCGATCAAACACACCATTGTCTCATCCATGCTAGGGAGTATGGCGTTACAACAATGCCTGTACACAGACATTATCGAATATCGTTTTTTAGTGTTCGAGAAAATCTAA
- a CDS encoding DUF92 domain-containing protein has translation MQLIIGLILAIIIAYLAYRAHSLDQSGAIAATIVGTVVFGLGGLQWAVLLLIFFITSSALSRLFKKRKQGLDEKFSKGHQRDAGQVFGNGGIATAFVLTHAIYPESAVPWIGFAAALAAVNADTWATELGVLNPTPPTMITDLRKRVEKGTSGGISLFGTFASLLGAFVIALPAALFTANWFLLPLISLAGLAGSLFDSLIGATVQAMYYCPIDKKETEKHPLHTCGTETVHIRGWKWLDNDWVNFACGAFGVFIALLLKGLF, from the coding sequence ATGCAACTCATCATTGGTCTCATTCTTGCCATCATCATCGCTTATCTTGCTTATCGTGCACACAGCCTCGATCAAAGCGGAGCGATTGCCGCGACCATTGTGGGCACGGTCGTTTTTGGTTTGGGCGGTCTGCAATGGGCAGTACTGCTTCTCATCTTCTTCATTACATCATCGGCGTTAAGTCGACTTTTCAAGAAACGCAAGCAGGGACTCGATGAAAAGTTTTCAAAGGGACATCAACGTGATGCGGGTCAGGTGTTCGGCAACGGTGGCATCGCAACAGCCTTCGTGTTGACCCATGCCATTTACCCCGAATCAGCCGTCCCGTGGATCGGATTCGCGGCCGCGTTAGCGGCTGTCAATGCGGACACTTGGGCAACAGAGTTGGGCGTTCTGAATCCGACTCCCCCCACCATGATCACGGACTTAAGAAAACGCGTCGAAAAAGGGACCTCGGGCGGGATCTCCCTCTTTGGAACTTTTGCCTCGCTGTTGGGTGCATTTGTCATCGCTCTGCCCGCCGCACTGTTTACTGCTAACTGGTTCCTTCTTCCGTTAATTTCTCTTGCTGGCCTCGCTGGTTCGCTCTTCGACTCATTGATCGGTGCCACCGTGCAAGCCATGTACTATTGCCCCATCGACAAAAAAGAGACGGAGAAGCATCCGCTCCACACCTGCGGCACAGAGACGGTTCACATCCGTGGCTGGAAGTGGCTCGACAATGATTGGGTTAATTTTGCGTGTGGCGCGTTCGGCGTATTCATTGCTCTTCTATTGAAAGGATTGTTCTAA